Within Pelistega ratti, the genomic segment TCTTAATAAAGAGATTAAACGTCTTGAGGGTGAAATTGCCAAAGCAAATGGTAAATTGAACAATGAGAATTTTGTTCAAAAAGCACCTGCCGCTGTCATTGAGCAAGAAAAACAACGTGTAGCTGATTTTACGGCTTTACTCAATAAAGTCCAAGAGCAGTTAAGTAAACTCAAATAACGATATAGTTTATATATCAATAAAAAAGCCTTACTTTAAGTATGAAGTAAGGCTTTATTTTTGAAGTAATATAGCTAAAAAATAGTGTATATTTTCCTAAAGTTATTTTTCTTCAGTAATATCATAAACAACCTATAGTAAGTAGAATATCCATTCTACTAAAAATATGGTAAGCAGTTACTTGAGAATTTTTATGTTATATCCAACAAAAAACCCGACTTTAGCATATTTAAAGTCGGGTAGGTATTGAAATACACTCAATAATTGTGACTAATTATTTAACAGAAAATTTCTCTTGTAATTCTGTTTGAAGCGCTTGAAGTTCATTCGCTTGTTTTACTGTTTTATCAATAGCCGCTTGGAGTAATTGAATATTCTCTTCTGTACGGTTACGAATAGTTTCGGCACTACGTTTCATCACTTCTTCTGATGATACTAATGTCTCTTCTAATTTCGTTTTAAGTGGTTTAATCACATCGCTTTTAATATCAACAGATGCCAAGCTTTGTTTCATCTCTTCAATAGAAGCAGAGTATTTTTGAATCATTTCTTGAATTTTTGATTCATCTTGGCTTTCAAAAGCAGCTTGTGCTTGTTGTTGTAGTGTTTGTTGTTCAGCTTGTTTTTCATTGCCCCACTCTAATAATTTCTTCAAATCAGCAGCAGGATCACCAGTTACTTCAGCAATTTTATCTTTTACCCCTTCAGTTACAGATGAAACAGCTTCTTTTGCCTCATCAGCCGCATTAGAAACAGCCTCTTTTACTTCTTCAGTTGCATTAGAAACGGCTTCTTTAGCGCTTTCTGTTGCATTAGAAACCGCCTCTTTAGCGCTTTCTGTTGCATTAGATACAGCTTCTTTAGCATCTTGTGTTACGGCTGAAACTTTTTCTTTGGCATCTTTAACTGGATCTGATTCTTGTGAGCAAGCCACCAATAATAAAGCAAGTGCTGCACCAGATGTTACTTTTAATAAGTTTTTCATCATATTTTCCTTTAAGTTAATGTAGAAATACTGTCATTTTTATTAACATACATTACGTTAATTCCGCCATTCTACCCTATTTTGTACTATTTACATAGTCTTTTTTAGTGAGTGACTTTACTTTGTCTTATTTCTTGACACAGTTAGATCATCATAAAGTAGCTAAATAGTGTCACACACCATCGTTTTACACTATTATCCATGGGATTATAATTTTCCTAATAAAATACACAACATTCTACGCAAAGGCTCTGCCGCCCCCCAAAGTAGCTGATCACCAACAGTAAATACCGAATAAATAGGCATATCACCAAATCCCATTGGTTTGTAGCGACCAACTGCTACTTGTAAAGAACCACTTACGGAAGCAGGCATTAGCCTAGACAGCGTATCTGGTAAATTATTAGGAATATATTGAACCCACGGATTATTTTCTGTAATAAGTTCTATCAATCTCTTTTCTGGTATATGATGTGTTAATTTCATGGTAATAGCAGCACTATGACAACGAATGACACCTACCCTAACACATAGACCATTAACAGCAATCGTTTTGGCTGATAACCCTAAAATCTTATTCAACTCAACTTCACCTTTCCATTCTTCTCTACTATTACCATTATGTAAATCCGTATCAATCCAAGGAATAATATTTCCCACTAGAGGTACACCAAATGCCTCTTTAGGAAGATCTTGATGATTAATAAGCATATTTGTTTTTTCGATAAGCGGTAAAATAGCAGCGTTATGATTAAGTTCTTTTGGTTGAATCTGATCGGCAACAAATTTATTTTGTGCAAGCAATTCCTTAACTTGTTTTGCCCCTGCTCCTGAGGCAGATTGATACGTCATCAGACTCATCCACTCAACGACATTTTCTTTGAGTAATCCTGCTAATCCCATCATACTTAACGTGATTGAACAATTACCCCCCACAAAGGTTTTAATCCCCTTTTGTAAAGCATGATCAATAACTGAGCGATTCACAGGATCTAATACAATACAAGCCTCCTCATTCATTCTCAAAGCAGATGCCGCATCAATCCAATAACCTTTCCAATTTAATGCCCTTAATCGTGGATAGATAGCTT encodes:
- the asd gene encoding aspartate-semialdehyde dehydrogenase codes for the protein MKKVGFVGWRGMVGSVLLNRMRQENDFHDIQASFYSTSTIGGQGPEINHSVHTLKDANNLHELAEMDIIVTCQGGDYTKAIYPRLRALNWKGYWIDAASALRMNEEACIVLDPVNRSVIDHALQKGIKTFVGGNCSITLSMMGLAGLLKENVVEWMSLMTYQSASGAGAKQVKELLAQNKFVADQIQPKELNHNAAILPLIEKTNMLINHQDLPKEAFGVPLVGNIIPWIDTDLHNGNSREEWKGEVELNKILGLSAKTIAVNGLCVRVGVIRCHSAAITMKLTHHIPEKRLIELITENNPWVQYIPNNLPDTLSRLMPASVSGSLQVAVGRYKPMGFGDMPIYSVFTVGDQLLWGAAEPLRRMLCILLGKL